A genomic window from Chlorobium phaeobacteroides DSM 266 includes:
- a CDS encoding SagB/ThcOx family dehydrogenase, with the protein MNSTAIQTCRSFLKDTIRQTIDFSRTDQNLWIPPPPVEKPYSQDMKRIELPKIETLQTIGQIDLKTAIARRESCRTYSKTPLTLEELSLLLWATQGVRRKLDAGHALRTVPSAGCRHAFETYLCVLNVIGLEKGIYRYLPLEHQLLFEFDADNLEHKITRAALGQPFTGEAAVTFIWTAIPYRMEWRYGLAAHKVIALDAGHVCQNLYLAAEAIGAGTCAIAAYDQAAMDKLLNIDGEEEFTIYLAPVGKKR; encoded by the coding sequence ATGAACAGTACAGCCATCCAAACCTGCCGATCCTTCCTCAAGGACACCATCCGCCAGACCATCGACTTCTCCCGGACCGATCAGAACCTCTGGATCCCGCCGCCTCCCGTCGAAAAACCTTACTCGCAGGATATGAAGCGTATAGAGCTGCCAAAAATCGAAACGCTGCAAACTATCGGACAGATCGACCTCAAAACCGCAATCGCAAGACGGGAAAGCTGCCGAACCTACAGCAAAACCCCACTCACCCTCGAAGAACTGTCACTCCTCCTTTGGGCCACTCAGGGAGTCAGACGCAAACTCGATGCAGGCCACGCGCTCAGAACCGTCCCCTCCGCCGGATGCCGCCACGCCTTCGAAACCTATCTCTGCGTTCTGAACGTCATCGGACTTGAAAAAGGCATCTACCGCTACCTCCCCCTTGAACACCAGCTTCTCTTCGAATTCGACGCGGATAACCTTGAACACAAGATCACCAGAGCAGCCCTCGGCCAACCATTCACCGGAGAGGCTGCCGTCACCTTCATCTGGACTGCCATCCCCTACCGGATGGAATGGCGTTACGGACTCGCTGCACACAAGGTCATCGCCCTCGATGCAGGGCACGTCTGCCAGAACCTCTACCTCGCCGCCGAAGCCATCGGTGCAGGAACCTGTGCAATAGCCGCTTACGACCAGGCCGCGATGGACAAGCTGCTGAACATCGACGGAGAAGAAGAGTTCACGATCTACCTCGCCCCCGTCGGAAAAAAGCGGTAA
- a CDS encoding transposase, which translates to MPRGARLDVAGTLHHVIIRGIEQGSIVRDDTDRKMFLDRMGLLAASSGTSIYAFALMTNHAHILLKSGPNGLSGYMRRLLSWYAQYFNRRHQRVGHLFQNRYKSIICEEEAYFDKLVAYIHLNPLRAGLAETMQQLASYPWSGHAVLMNKVRYEWMDRDYVLRFFGSREGLARNAYLRFLEEELCIDREKELSGGGLVRSQGGWSKVQSMRKRGEKALGDERILGGDDFVRRVLKEGEEDKDALLPENERMKRFKEAVEQVCEDAGITKTYFLSGSRGGKLPLLRKELAMKSVYEYGISLAETARQLGVTTNAVSYMLKSR; encoded by the coding sequence ATGCCACGAGGAGCGAGACTTGATGTAGCGGGAACTCTGCATCACGTGATTATCAGGGGAATCGAACAAGGGAGTATCGTGCGAGACGATACAGACAGGAAAATGTTTCTCGATCGGATGGGGTTGCTTGCCGCAAGCTCCGGCACGAGCATCTACGCTTTTGCCCTGATGACGAACCATGCGCATATCCTGCTGAAAAGCGGCCCGAATGGGTTGTCCGGTTACATGCGTCGTCTGCTTTCATGGTATGCGCAGTATTTTAATCGCCGTCACCAGCGGGTCGGACATCTTTTTCAGAACAGGTACAAATCGATCATCTGCGAAGAGGAGGCATATTTCGATAAACTGGTGGCATACATCCATCTGAATCCTTTACGTGCCGGACTTGCAGAAACGATGCAGCAACTGGCGTCATACCCCTGGAGCGGACATGCGGTTCTGATGAACAAGGTTCGTTATGAGTGGATGGATCGGGACTATGTGTTGCGATTTTTCGGAAGCAGGGAGGGATTGGCAAGGAACGCGTATCTGAGATTTCTCGAAGAGGAGCTGTGCATCGACCGTGAAAAGGAGCTGTCGGGGGGTGGCCTTGTAAGATCGCAGGGCGGATGGTCGAAAGTACAGTCGATGCGGAAAAGAGGAGAGAAAGCGCTTGGTGATGAACGGATTCTCGGAGGCGATGACTTTGTCAGGAGGGTGCTGAAAGAGGGGGAAGAGGACAAGGATGCCCTGTTGCCGGAAAACGAGCGAATGAAACGGTTCAAAGAGGCTGTCGAGCAGGTATGCGAGGATGCCGGGATAACCAAAACGTATTTTCTGTCGGGGAGCAGGGGAGGGAAGTTGCCCTTGTTGAGAAAAGAGCTTGCGATGAAGTCTGTGTATGAGTATGGCATATCGCTTGCCGAAACGGCAAGGCAGCTCGGAGTAACCACGAATGCCGTGAGTTATATGCTGAAGTCCCGGTAA
- a CDS encoding DUF4258 domain-containing protein, with amino-acid sequence MTDYSDIVSSVKKSAAKRIIYLPHAVRQMSRPDRIILVAEVRNVVERGELVEDYPEDVRGHSCLLLGYKLDDTPIHVVCSPKGDYLAIITAYIPNPEEWECDYKRRRRR; translated from the coding sequence ATGACTGATTATTCAGATATCGTAAGTTCTGTCAAGAAAAGTGCTGCAAAAAGGATAATCTATCTCCCGCATGCTGTCCGGCAAATGTCCAGGCCAGACAGGATCATTTTGGTTGCGGAGGTCAGAAATGTGGTTGAGCGCGGGGAATTGGTCGAGGATTACCCTGAAGATGTGCGTGGACATAGTTGCCTTCTTCTGGGTTATAAGCTTGATGATACACCAATTCATGTGGTTTGCTCACCAAAGGGGGATTATCTGGCGATTATCACTGCTTATATTCCTAACCCTGAAGAGTGGGAGTGCGATTATAAACGAAGGAGGAGACGATGA
- a CDS encoding YgiT-type zinc finger protein, producing MYCKGNMERGIAPFHIDRKGYHITLDRIPAWVCTQCGEVYFDESEVEAIQEVLCTLDQRTEKMAKSA from the coding sequence ATGTATTGTAAAGGGAATATGGAAAGGGGAATTGCACCCTTCCATATCGATCGGAAAGGCTATCACATCACTTTAGACAGAATCCCTGCATGGGTATGTACCCAGTGTGGTGAGGTCTATTTTGATGAATCCGAAGTTGAAGCCATTCAAGAAGTCCTGTGCACCCTGGATCAGCGAACTGAAAAGATGGCGAAATCCGCTTAA
- a CDS encoding transposase, with protein sequence MPRGARLDVAGTLHHVIIRGIEQGSIVRDDTDRKMFLDRMGLLAASSGTSIYAFALMTNHAHILLKSGPNGLSGYMRRLLSWYAQYFNRRHQRVGHLFQNRYKSIICEEEAYFDKLVAYIHLNPLRAGLAETMQQLASYPWSGHAVLMNKVRYEWMDRDYVLRFFGSREGLARNAYLRFLEEELCIDREKELSGGGLVRSQGGWSKVQSMRKRGEKALGDERILGGDDFVRRVLKEGEEDKDALLPENERMKRFKEAVEQVCEDAGVTKTYLLSGSRGGKLPLLRKELAMKSVYEYGISLAETARQLGVTTNAVSYMLKSR encoded by the coding sequence ATGCCACGAGGAGCGAGACTTGATGTAGCGGGAACTCTGCATCACGTGATTATCAGGGGAATCGAACAAGGGAGTATCGTACGAGACGATACAGACAGGAAAATGTTTCTCGATCGGATGGGGTTGCTTGCCGCAAGCTCCGGCACGAGCATCTATGCCTTTGCCCTGATGACGAACCATGCGCATATCCTGCTGAAAAGCGGCCCGAATGGGTTGTCCGGTTACATGCGTCGTCTGCTTTCATGGTATGCGCAGTATTTTAATCGCCGTCACCAGCGAGTCGGACATCTTTTTCAGAACAGGTACAAATCGATCATCTGCGAAGAGGAGGCATATTTCGATAAACTGGTGGCATACATCCATCTGAATCCTTTACGTGCCGGACTTGCAGAAACGATGCAGCAACTGGCGTCATACCCCTGGAGCGGACATGCGGTTCTGATGAACAAGGTTCGTTATGAGTGGATGGATCGGGACTATGTGTTGCGATTTTTCGGAAGCAGGGAGGGATTGGCAAGGAACGCGTATCTGAGATTTCTCGAAGAGGAGCTGTGCATCGACCGTGAAAAGGAGCTGTCGGGGGGTGGCCTTGTAAGATCGCAGGGCGGATGGTCGAAAGTACAGTCGATGCGGAAAAGAGGAGAGAAAGCGCTTGGTGATGAACGGATTCTCGGAGGCGATGACTTTGTCAGGAGGGTGCTGAAAGAGGGGGAAGAGGACAAGGATGCCCTGTTGCCGGAAAACGAGCGAATGAAACGGTTCAAAGAGGCTGTCGAGCAGGTATGCGAGGATGCCGGGGTAACCAAAACGTATCTTCTGTCGGGGAGCAGGGGAGGGAAGTTGCCATTGTTGAGAAAAGAGCTTGCGATGAAGTCTGTGTATGAGTATGGCATATCGCTTGCCGAAACGGCAAGGCAGCTCGGAGTAACCACGAATGCCGTGAGTTATATGCTGAAGTCCCGGTAA
- the istB gene encoding IS21-like element helper ATPase IstB, whose product MNTQLTLDQLRSMNLYGMANAYEAAMTLPVHEQPAADMLLGKLVDAEQLFRKEQSTKRYLLQSKIRYPAILEQVHCNAARNLTRDQLLSLSDCSFIRRGENILITGATGCGKSYLACALGRQACSLGYRTLYFGMNRFLERIAQTKLDGTFVRVLNQIERTHLIILDDFGLQPLDATTRIALLQILEDRYGKQAIMITSQLPVAQWHDVIGEPTIADGIMDRLVGNAHRLELKGESLRRKKLDKNV is encoded by the coding sequence ATGAATACCCAGCTTACCCTTGACCAGCTTCGCTCTATGAACCTTTATGGTATGGCAAATGCCTATGAAGCCGCCATGACATTACCGGTTCACGAACAGCCGGCAGCCGATATGCTGCTTGGCAAACTGGTTGATGCCGAACAGCTTTTTCGAAAAGAACAGAGCACAAAACGATACCTGCTGCAAAGCAAAATCCGGTATCCAGCCATCCTCGAACAGGTGCACTGCAACGCCGCCAGAAACCTGACACGGGATCAACTTCTCAGCCTGTCCGACTGTAGTTTTATCCGGCGAGGAGAAAATATTCTTATTACCGGAGCCACCGGATGCGGCAAAAGCTACCTTGCCTGCGCATTGGGCCGGCAGGCCTGTTCACTCGGCTATCGCACCCTGTATTTCGGCATGAACCGATTTCTTGAACGCATTGCCCAGACAAAACTCGACGGAACCTTTGTACGGGTGCTTAACCAGATTGAACGAACACATCTGATTATTCTTGATGATTTCGGCCTCCAACCTCTCGACGCAACGACACGTATTGCTCTGCTGCAAATCCTTGAAGATCGGTATGGAAAACAAGCGATTATGATCACTTCTCAGCTTCCGGTTGCCCAGTGGCATGACGTAATTGGGGAGCCGACAATTGCCGACGGAATCATGGATCGGCTGGTCGGAAATGCTCACCGGCTTGAGCTGAAAGGTGAATCATTAAGAAGGAAGAAACTGGATAAAAATGTGTAA
- the istA gene encoding IS21 family transposase — protein sequence MANKALTMLQVRRILKLLMEECSQREIHRSTGIHRVTIKSYLHRFTSSGKPFSELYALSDYDLSVLVHPPRSTKTSDERYADLQPQLQRFSDELNKTNSHVTKQVLWEEYLQDRPTGYQYSQFCYHVDQYIKQHAVTMPQQHEPGYRLQIDFAGDPLWIIDPLTRERIKCPVLVCTLPCSSFFYVEPLSSCRQEHLIPALNRALAYFGGVPKNILSDNMKQVVTTASRYEPVFNDLMEQWALHYQTNMQATRAVRPKDKPSVEGSVHHAYQQIYARLRNEEFTSLSALTYRVRHLLDTANDRLMTDYGKSRRQRFIELEQEFLQPLPLTDFVYKRETTAKVKKNYHVILGEDRCQYSVPHEHIGKIVKLIYDESVVEVFLDFQRIALHQRIVGRRGIYRTVEEHMPESHRRYHQQQGWTEEDFTSKAAAVGPCTEEAVLRLLSSKAFAQQSFDACLGILRLQKKYGTTRLEAACSVALQVPRLNYRLVNNILENNRDKVSVAAGEQRASLLPLHDNIRGKEVYN from the coding sequence ATGGCAAACAAGGCCTTGACTATGTTACAAGTTCGACGTATTCTCAAACTCTTGATGGAGGAGTGTTCCCAACGGGAAATCCATCGCAGTACAGGTATTCACCGCGTCACCATCAAAAGCTATCTGCACCGGTTTACGAGCAGCGGAAAACCGTTTTCAGAGCTGTATGCGCTCTCTGATTACGATCTTTCTGTTCTGGTTCACCCACCCCGTTCCACCAAAACCTCTGATGAACGGTATGCAGATCTCCAGCCCCAACTGCAACGTTTTTCTGATGAGCTGAACAAGACGAACTCTCATGTTACCAAGCAGGTGTTATGGGAAGAGTATCTTCAGGATCGACCTACCGGGTATCAATATTCCCAGTTTTGCTATCACGTGGATCAGTACATAAAACAGCATGCCGTCACGATGCCGCAGCAGCATGAGCCGGGCTACCGACTGCAGATCGACTTTGCTGGTGATCCGCTCTGGATTATCGACCCGCTTACCAGAGAACGCATCAAGTGCCCGGTTCTGGTCTGCACGTTGCCTTGCAGCAGCTTTTTTTACGTTGAACCGCTCTCATCTTGCAGGCAGGAGCACCTGATTCCTGCACTCAATCGGGCGCTTGCCTATTTTGGCGGTGTTCCCAAAAACATTCTGAGCGACAACATGAAACAGGTCGTGACAACAGCATCACGCTATGAGCCTGTTTTCAATGATCTTATGGAACAATGGGCCTTGCACTATCAGACCAACATGCAGGCAACCAGAGCCGTCAGGCCCAAGGATAAGCCATCTGTTGAAGGCTCGGTGCACCATGCTTATCAGCAGATTTACGCAAGGTTGCGCAATGAGGAGTTCACCAGTCTGAGTGCGTTGACGTATCGGGTTCGGCATCTGCTTGATACGGCCAATGATCGGCTGATGACCGATTATGGCAAGAGTCGCAGACAGCGGTTTATAGAACTTGAGCAAGAGTTTTTACAGCCACTGCCGCTGACTGATTTTGTGTACAAGCGTGAAACAACTGCCAAAGTCAAGAAAAATTATCATGTCATTCTGGGCGAAGACCGCTGCCAGTACAGTGTTCCGCATGAGCATATCGGCAAAATCGTCAAGCTGATCTATGATGAATCGGTGGTTGAGGTATTTCTTGATTTCCAGCGTATCGCCTTGCATCAGCGCATCGTCGGACGCCGGGGCATCTACAGAACTGTCGAGGAACATATGCCGGAATCACATCGCCGGTACCATCAGCAACAAGGGTGGACTGAGGAGGACTTTACCAGCAAAGCTGCCGCTGTCGGGCCCTGTACCGAGGAAGCTGTTTTGCGGCTTCTGAGTTCAAAAGCTTTTGCACAACAGAGCTTTGATGCCTGCCTGGGCATTCTCCGGCTCCAGAAAAAGTATGGAACAACAAGACTCGAAGCGGCTTGCAGTGTAGCCCTGCAAGTCCCACGCCTCAACTATCGACTCGTCAACAACATTCTGGAAAACAACAGGGACAAGGTCTCTGTTGCAGCAGGAGAACAGCGTGCATCACTGCTTCCGTTGCATGACAATATTCGCGGTAAAGAAGTCTACAATTAA